One window of Pieris rapae chromosome 14, ilPieRapa1.1, whole genome shotgun sequence genomic DNA carries:
- the LOC110995238 gene encoding potassium/sodium hyperpolarization-activated cyclic nucleotide-gated channel 2-like, translating to MWTPRLSGATPFEKATEKQEASHGYFHGHNCCLPKDKVTSHEIKCGRFKRVLVDLMTVNISDERSRRMYKSYSALCAVKYLQFKEYPWTIHPLSKFRFYMEAFIVSLIMVSDILLTVHFSRPDPREYALEGYCLLCLDITYLLCKMTNFITGYIAGDTCPEAILDVKRIVPKYFTSWFIPDISSVSNVFLKVFGYESVYYEQLLTSLKIIRILKLFYHVHNLSEGFKLKLAWNTAIEITLLIVIYLIWNMYLQFAVEYIYEDSYTPTTPKDCSWITMGNLWDKELTTRFVYSLDRAVGMLRGNANIHILEKEGCVKTFLIVAWFISQVLLLHCGFKYLITLFGTESARAQYFIMAKQVEMYLDQKKFPTRIKNKVLRFYAIGFQSHFFAEYRMMSCVSGQLREDIIMHTGRQLVRDVAFLKQLPGSLLFQIGSKLRIVMFVAGDIIMKIKTIGDCLYFIHKGTVAIYCESGKEVCHLEDGDFFGEIALVMSHRLRTASAVAVTNCELFRLDREDFESYVACYPTVYEDIKKLATNRYEQSKMLDDHHKTELNMKKSRKVELPD from the exons ATGTGGACACCAAGACTTTCCGGAGCGACCCCGTTTGAGAAGGCAACTGAAAAACAAGAGGCTTCACACGGCTACTTCCATGGACACAACTGCTGTTTACCCAAAGATAAAGTCACCAGCCATGAAATAAAGTGTGGTCGGTTTAAACGGGTTTTAGTGGATCTTATGACTGTTAATATAAGCGATGAAAGATCTCGACGAATGTACAA GTCATATTCTGCACTTTGTGCTGTAAAATATCTTCAGTTTAAAGAATATCCCTGGACCATTCATCCACTGAGTAAATTCAGATTTTACATGGAAGCCTTCATTGTGTCCTTGATTATGGTATCCGATATATTACTCACTGTCCATTTCTCTCGACCGGATCCACGTGAAtat GCTTTAGAAGGATACTGCTTACTATGTCTCGATATAACATACCTATTATGTAAAATGACGAACTTCATTACGGGCTACATAGCTGGAGATACATGTCCTGAAGCGATATTAGATGTGAAACGTATTGTTCCCAAATATTTCACTTCTTGGTTCATACCAGACATCAGCTCTGTATCAAATGTCTTTCTCAAAGTGTTTGGATATGAAAGTGTTTACTACGAACAACTGTTAACATCATTGAAGATAATACGGATCCTTAAACTCTTTTATCATGTGCACAATTTGAGTGAGGGTTTTAAACTAAAG ctAGCATGGAACACGGCGATAGAAATTACCCTGCtcatagtaatttatttaatctggaATATGTATTTGCAATTCGCTGTTGAATATATTTACGAAGACTCTTATACGCCCACAACACCCAAAGATTGTTCCTGGATTACGATGGGAAATCTCTGGGATAAAGAATTAACAACTAGATTCGTCTATTCATTGGATAGAGCAG TTGGGATGCTGAGGGGAAACGCAAATATACACATCCTTGAGAAAGAAGGATGTGTTAAAACGTTTCTCATTGTTGCATGGTTCATTTCTCAG gtattactattacattgtggatttaaatatcttattacattattcGGGACGGAATCCGCCCGGGCCCAATACTTCATAATGGCGAAACAAGTCGAAATGTACTTGGATCAGAAGAAATTTCCAACgagaattaaaaacaaagtcctCAGGTTTTACGCGATTGGGTTTCAGTCACATTTCTTTGCA gAATATCGTATGATGTCCTGTGTGTCTGGTCAACTCCGTGAGGACATCATCATGCACACAGGAAGACAACTAGTACGAGATGTGGCATTCCTGAAGCAGCTTCCAGGATCACTGCTGTTTCAAATCGGGAGTAAACTAAGAATTGTTATGTTTGTTGCTGGTGATATTATCATGAAGATCAAAACTATAG gaGATTGCCTATACTTTATTCACAAAGGTACAGTGGCAATATATTGCGAGTCAGGCAAGGAAGTGTGTCATTTGGAAGATGGCGATTTCTTTGGAGAAATCGCGCTAGTAATGAGTCACAGACTGCGAACCGCTTCCGCTGTCGCTGTAACCAATTGTGAACTGTTTCGATTGGACCGAGAGGATTTCGAAAGTTATGTTGCCTGCTATCCCACTGTGTATGAGGACATCAAAAAGTTGGCAACTAACAGATATGAGCAGTCCAAAATGTTGGATGACCACCATAAAACGGAGTTGAACATGAAGAAGAGCAGAAAGGTCGAATTGCCGGattga
- the LOC110995233 gene encoding leucine-rich repeat and IQ domain-containing protein 4, whose protein sequence is MSAQAPTVLHWNYRGFTEFPLQKLQGDETDVIDIYLKENLISRIPSDICKLSNLESLYLSGNDITELPREISKLCSLKCLDISGNRLRFIPDEIAEARNLKFLILDENELVHLPLRLAELRSLRYLSVCDNKLKWLPQRPVFNYHHCEFRFWRNTDLKSLPYSLWYHMFREQQTRSLNIGCLHTNDDKTPGRIKILKSKAALPVPGTYRIIMKSPAPPSLFELSKRKFYQLICSTVNSINNQSRYFNINKTNEGVSFLEEYLEGINISQSDINGNYKTRLRENVGTQRIYVPSDLIEEYYCYLPNFIKNDLCNGPVSRCENVICKKPVFEFVFLEFCTQKIILIDKTEDITLSAVFCSKSCADLWKAEKNVLEWELL, encoded by the exons ATGAGTGCTCAAGCACCGACCGTCCTACATTGGAACTACAGGGGCTTCACAGAATTCCCACTTCAGAAACTGCAAGGAGATGAAACGGACGTCATCGATATATATCTTAAGGAGAATCTGATTTCGCGCATTCCCAGCGATATTTGCAAACTCAGCAACCTAGAAAGCTTGTACTTGAGCGGTAACGATATTACCGAGTTACCGCGGGAGATATCGAAGTTATGTAGCCTTAAGTGCCTGGATATTAGCGGGAATCGATTAAGATTCATCCCAGATGAGATAGCTGAAGCGAGGAATCTTAAATTTCTGATATTAGACGAAAATGAGTTGGTGCATTTACCTCTGCGGCTGGCTGAGTTGCGTTCGCTTCGATATCTTTCGGTTTGTG ataaCAAATTAAAGTGGCTCCCACAAAGACCTGTTTTCAATTACCATCATTGCGAATTTAGATTCTGGAGAAATACTGACCTGAAAAGTTTGCCGTATTCTCTTTGGTACCACATGTTCAGGGAACAACAAACAAGAAGTCTAAATATTGG ctgTCTGCATACTAATGATGACAAGACACCCGGTCgtattaagatattaaaaagcaAAGCAGCATTGCCTGTTCCCGGCACCTATCGGATTATTATGAAAAGTCCCGCTCCACCAAGTCTGTTTGAACTAAGCAAAAGAAAGTTCTACCAATTAATATGTAGCACAGTTAACTCAATCAACAATCAAtccagatattttaatataaataaaacaaatgaaggtGTGAGCTTTTTAGAAGAATATTTAGAGGGGATTAATATTTCACAAAGCGATATTAATGGAAATTACAAAACTAGGTTACGAGAAAACGTTGGGACTCAAAGAATATATGTGCCATCGGATCTTATTGAGGAATATTATTGCTATTtaccaaattttataaaaaatgaccTCTGCAATGGACCAGTTTCCAGATGTGAAAATGTCATTTGTAAAAAACCTGTATTTGAGTTTGTTTTTTTGGAATTTTGTACGCA aaaaataatattaattgataaaacgGAAGACATAACATTAAGTGCTGTGTTTTGTTCAAAAAGCTGTGCTGATTTATGGAAAGCagagaaaaatgttttagaatGGGAATTATTATAA